The following proteins are encoded in a genomic region of Ammospiza caudacuta isolate bAmmCau1 chromosome 3, bAmmCau1.pri, whole genome shotgun sequence:
- the OSTM1 gene encoding osteopetrosis-associated transmembrane protein 1, whose amino-acid sequence MAQPRCLCRAPLPALALALLGLAAAAGPRQTPALELAQELAEELWSAGLPGDLPELEPECRSLLAAFAEGSAALTGCLGQRARPVRLCQGCHGPYRRLLAQYGSIARAVGNSSESHNCAKSILTSDRLQIVVTLSEFFNETWEAANCANCLKNNSEGLSNSTEEFLDLFNKSLTCFEHNLQGQGIDLSPNNYTEVCKNCNETYTKLNDLYNHLQRLNRQGGESAHSAHLCIDVEDAMNITRKLWSRTFNCSLPCSDTVPVIAVSSFILFLPIVFYLSSFLHSKQKKRILILPKRIQSNANLVNIQEKYS is encoded by the exons ATGGCGCAGCCGCGGTGTCTGTGCCGGGCGCCGCTGCCGGCGCTGGCGCTCGCCCTGCTCGGcctcgccgccgccgcggggccgCGCCAGACCCCGGCGCTGGAGCTGGCGCAGGAGCTGGCGGAGGAGCTGTGGAGCGCGGGGCTGCCCGGCGACCTGCCCGAGCTGGAGCCCGAGTGCCGCAGCCTGCTGGCCGCCTTCGCGGAGGGCAGCGCGGCGCTGACGGGCTGCCTGGGCCAGCGCGCCCGCCCGGTgcggctgtgccagggctgccacgGCCCCTACCGCCGCCTGCTCGCACAGTACGGCAGCATCGCCCGCGCCGTCGGG AATTCCTCTGAGAGCCACAATTGTGCCAAAAGCATCTTGACCTCAGACAGGCTGCAGATAGTTGTGACCCTTTCGGAGTTCTTCAATGAAACCTGGGAGGCAGCCAACTGCGCAA ATTGTTTAAAGAATAACAGTGAGGGATTATCAAATTCTACTGAAGAATTCCTGGATTTATTCAATAAATCTCTGACATGTTTTGAACATAATCTTCAG GGGCAAGGCATCGATCTGTCACCAAATAACTACACAGAAGTGTGCAAAAACTGCAATGAAACCTACACGAAATTGAATGACCTGTATAACCACCTGCAGAGGCTGAACAGGCAAGGTGGTGAATCTGCTCACTCTGCACACTTGTGTATTGACGTGGAAGATGCA aTGAACATCACTCGGAAGCTTTGGAGCAGGACTTTCAACTGTTCTCTTCCCTGCAGTGATACAGTCCCAGTGATTGCAGTTTCATCCTTTATCCTCTTCCTACCTATTGTTTTTTATCTTAGTAGCTTCCTTCACTCGAAGCAGAAGAAACGAATACTCATTTTGC CCAAGCGCATCCAGTCAAATGCCAATCTTGTGAACATCCAAGAAAAATACAGCTGa